The Paraburkholderia acidisoli genome contains a region encoding:
- a CDS encoding sensor domain-containing diguanylate cyclase — protein sequence MNHEALSQNTQLNNATLLEIIKAQSEIAKLGLDLGGVMAYVAERAEQLTGATGAVVELAEGADMVYRAASGNVASLLGLRLARATSLSGLCVNTGEILRCDDSEMDPRVDREACRRAGLRSMLVTPLKHLETTVGVLKVMKPDVNGFSDEDIRLLSLMSELIAAAMFHAAQHETSELYLRATHDALTGLPNRALFYDRLRQSVDLAVRSSGGLGVLNLDMDGLKPINDRYGHRAGDAAIRETAERLLRNSRRVDTAARVGGDEFALLLPGVTRRADAQAHSLRLMEKVGEPFEFEGQRIDLGVSIGVAVLPEDGTEMTSLIDYADRSMYETKRERKHSR from the coding sequence ATGAACCACGAAGCACTTTCGCAGAACACGCAGCTCAACAACGCCACGCTGCTCGAAATCATCAAGGCGCAATCGGAAATCGCGAAGCTCGGGCTCGATCTCGGCGGCGTGATGGCGTACGTCGCCGAACGCGCGGAACAACTCACGGGCGCGACCGGCGCCGTGGTCGAACTCGCGGAAGGCGCCGACATGGTGTATCGCGCGGCGTCGGGTAATGTCGCTTCGCTGCTCGGGCTGCGTCTCGCGCGCGCCACGAGCCTCTCGGGCCTGTGCGTGAACACGGGCGAGATCTTGCGTTGCGACGACTCTGAAATGGATCCGCGCGTGGACCGCGAAGCGTGCCGCCGCGCCGGCCTGCGCTCGATGCTGGTCACGCCGCTCAAGCATCTGGAGACGACCGTCGGCGTGTTGAAGGTGATGAAGCCCGACGTCAACGGTTTCTCGGACGAAGACATCCGCCTGCTTTCGCTGATGTCCGAACTGATCGCGGCCGCGATGTTCCATGCCGCGCAACACGAAACCAGCGAACTGTATCTGCGTGCCACGCACGACGCGCTCACGGGTTTGCCCAATCGCGCGTTGTTCTACGACCGTCTGCGCCAGTCGGTCGATCTCGCGGTGCGCTCCTCGGGCGGCCTGGGCGTGCTCAATCTCGACATGGACGGCCTCAAGCCGATCAACGACCGCTACGGCCATCGTGCCGGCGACGCCGCAATCCGCGAAACGGCCGAGCGCCTGTTGCGCAACAGCCGCCGTGTGGACACGGCCGCGCGCGTGGGCGGCGACGAATTCGCGCTGTTGCTGCCCGGCGTCACGCGCCGCGCGGACGCGCAGGCGCACAGCCTGCGCCTCATGGAAAAGGTGGGCGAGCCGTTCGAATTCGAAGGCCAGCGCATCGACCTCGGCGTGAGCATCGGCGTGGCCGTGCTGCCCGAAGACGGCACGGAAATGACCTCGCTGATCGATTACGCCGATCGTTCGATGTACGAAACGAAGCGCGAGCGCAAGCACTCGCGCTGA
- a CDS encoding FadR/GntR family transcriptional regulator produces MSIQRDLHGTVAFELGSAILRGDYAPATVLPREADLMAAFDVSRTVLREALRTLTSKGLVESRPRVGTRVRARDAWNLLDADVLDWYARVAPPLAFALKLQDMREMIEPFAAGLAASAHDAAALATLAGAHTAMAEARNVDEWVRADLRFHLAVLAACRNELLVPLGTLIERTLEGQLRVNAKRADVFNAALPDHTAVFDAIARRDASRAREAMAALLRVTRERIEG; encoded by the coding sequence ATGAGCATTCAGCGCGATCTGCACGGCACGGTGGCCTTCGAACTCGGCAGCGCGATTCTGCGCGGCGACTACGCGCCGGCCACGGTGCTTCCGCGCGAGGCCGACTTGATGGCTGCATTCGACGTGAGCCGCACCGTGCTGCGCGAGGCGCTGCGCACGCTCACCTCGAAAGGGCTCGTGGAATCGCGGCCGCGCGTGGGCACGCGGGTGCGCGCGCGCGACGCGTGGAATCTGCTCGATGCCGACGTGCTCGACTGGTACGCGCGCGTCGCGCCGCCGCTCGCGTTCGCGCTCAAGCTCCAGGACATGCGCGAGATGATCGAGCCGTTCGCGGCGGGACTCGCGGCGAGCGCGCACGACGCCGCCGCGCTGGCCACGCTCGCGGGCGCGCACACGGCGATGGCCGAGGCGCGCAACGTGGACGAGTGGGTGCGCGCCGACCTGCGCTTCCATCTCGCGGTGCTGGCGGCGTGCCGCAACGAATTGCTCGTGCCGCTCGGCACGCTCATCGAGCGCACGCTCGAAGGCCAGTTGCGCGTGAACGCGAAGCGCGCCGACGTGTTCAATGCGGCGCTGCCCGATCACACGGCGGTGTTCGACGCGATCGCGCGACGCGACGCGAGCCGCGCGCGCGAGGCGATGGCGGCGTTGCTGCGCGTGACGCGCGAGCGTATCGAAGGGTGA
- the dgoD gene encoding galactonate dehydratase → MKITKIETFIVPPRWCFVKIETDEGIVGWGEPVVEGRAHTVATAVDELSDYLIGKNPLLIEDHWQVMYRAGFYRGGPITMSAIAGVDQALWDILGKHHGVPVHALLGGQVRDKIKVYSWIGGDRPSDVANNARAVVERGFKAVKMNGSEELQIIDTWDKVQGVIDNVAAVREAVGPNVGIGVDFHGRVHKPMAKVLAKELDPYKLMFIEEPVLSENVEALRDIVNQTSTPIALGERLYSRWDFKHILAGGYVDIIQPDASHAGGITECRKIAAMAEAYDVALALHCPLGPIALATCLQIDAVSYNAFIQEQSLGIHYNQGNDLLDYIKNAEVFKYEDGFVSIPQGPGLGIEVNEEKVREMAKVGHRWRNPVWRHEDGSVAEW, encoded by the coding sequence ATGAAAATCACCAAGATCGAAACCTTCATCGTTCCGCCGCGCTGGTGTTTCGTGAAGATCGAAACGGACGAAGGCATCGTGGGTTGGGGCGAGCCGGTCGTGGAAGGCCGCGCACACACGGTGGCCACCGCCGTCGACGAACTGTCCGACTACCTGATCGGCAAGAATCCGCTGCTGATCGAAGACCACTGGCAGGTGATGTACCGCGCGGGCTTCTACCGCGGCGGCCCGATCACCATGAGCGCGATCGCGGGCGTGGATCAGGCGCTCTGGGACATCCTCGGCAAGCATCACGGCGTGCCGGTGCATGCGCTGCTCGGCGGCCAGGTGCGCGACAAGATCAAGGTGTACTCGTGGATCGGCGGCGACCGTCCGAGCGACGTCGCGAACAATGCGCGCGCCGTGGTCGAGCGCGGCTTCAAGGCCGTCAAGATGAACGGCTCGGAAGAGCTGCAGATCATCGACACCTGGGACAAGGTGCAGGGCGTGATCGACAACGTCGCGGCCGTGCGCGAGGCCGTGGGCCCGAACGTGGGTATCGGCGTGGACTTCCACGGCCGCGTGCACAAGCCGATGGCCAAGGTGCTCGCGAAGGAGCTCGATCCGTACAAGCTGATGTTCATCGAGGAGCCGGTGCTCTCGGAGAACGTCGAGGCGCTGCGCGACATCGTCAACCAGACCAGCACGCCGATCGCGCTCGGCGAGCGCCTGTATTCGCGCTGGGATTTCAAGCACATCCTCGCGGGCGGTTACGTCGACATCATCCAGCCCGACGCGTCGCATGCGGGCGGTATCACCGAATGCCGCAAGATCGCGGCGATGGCCGAAGCCTACGACGTCGCGCTCGCGCTGCACTGCCCGCTCGGACCAATCGCGCTGGCCACCTGCCTGCAGATCGACGCGGTGAGCTACAACGCGTTCATCCAGGAACAGAGCCTCGGCATTCACTACAACCAGGGCAACGACCTGCTCGACTACATCAAGAACGCGGAAGTCTTCAAATACGAAGACGGTTTCGTGTCGATTCCGCAGGGCCCGGGCCTGGGCATCGAAGTGAACGAGGAGAAGGTGCGCGAGATGGCGAAGGTCGGTCATCGCTGGCGCAACCCGGTGTGGCGTCACGAGGACGGCAGCGTCGCCGAGTGGTAA
- a CDS encoding CopD family protein — MKADWLWIGQVAMAALVNVAYAFALGSAFYSAWLDKDGRTAVAPARLAWLRAQRSLRAASFVLVAALVMWLLYEGAAMSGSSLPGAFGVLGTVLSQTHVGHAWAVAFVGALVLLGCAFAAQSVARDGVLWLALVAIAAGRAGLGHAADAGFASAALGLHTLHVLSASAWSGIVMAGGLAVLPALGASTARGVLIRTASQVSNVAVFAVGFVIATGVFNAVRGSGGSLDAIVGSTWGRVLLLKLALVVFALLLGGFNRVVAMPELRRAASTAAARRFVNVIHLEAIVMIGVLVIAAALAHSVPGYVMQG, encoded by the coding sequence ATGAAAGCTGACTGGCTCTGGATCGGACAGGTCGCCATGGCGGCGCTCGTCAACGTGGCCTATGCGTTCGCGCTCGGCTCCGCCTTCTACAGCGCGTGGCTCGACAAGGACGGCCGCACGGCCGTCGCGCCCGCGCGGCTCGCGTGGCTGCGCGCGCAACGCTCGCTGCGCGCGGCGTCGTTCGTGCTGGTCGCCGCGCTGGTGATGTGGCTGCTGTACGAAGGCGCCGCGATGAGCGGCTCGTCCTTGCCTGGCGCGTTCGGCGTGCTCGGCACCGTGCTGTCGCAAACCCACGTGGGCCATGCGTGGGCCGTGGCGTTCGTGGGCGCACTGGTGCTGCTCGGTTGCGCGTTCGCCGCGCAGAGCGTGGCGCGCGACGGTGTGCTGTGGCTCGCGCTCGTCGCCATCGCGGCGGGGCGCGCGGGCCTCGGTCATGCCGCCGACGCGGGCTTCGCCTCGGCCGCGCTCGGCTTGCACACGCTGCACGTGCTGAGCGCGAGCGCGTGGAGCGGCATCGTCATGGCGGGCGGGCTGGCGGTGCTGCCGGCGCTCGGCGCGTCCACGGCGCGCGGCGTGCTGATCCGCACGGCGAGCCAGGTCTCGAACGTCGCCGTGTTCGCGGTGGGTTTCGTGATCGCCACGGGGGTGTTCAACGCGGTGCGCGGCAGCGGCGGCTCGCTCGACGCGATCGTCGGCAGCACGTGGGGCCGCGTGCTCCTGCTCAAGCTCGCGCTGGTGGTGTTCGCGCTGCTGCTCGGCGGCTTCAACCGCGTGGTGGCGATGCCCGAATTGCGGCGCGCGGCGTCGACGGCGGCGGCGCGCCGCTTCGTCAACGTGATCCATCTGGAGGCGATCGTGATGATCGGCGTGCTCGTGATCGCCGCGGCGCTGGCGCACAGCGTGCCCGGCTATGTGATGCAAGGCTGA